One Candidatus Methylomirabilota bacterium DNA window includes the following coding sequences:
- a CDS encoding acyl-CoA dehydrogenase family protein yields the protein MTTPAGPSYAREDVLAAVKALAPRLRAASDEVESERSLSEPLVQAMADAGLYRLLLPRSLGGGEMDPLAYFDVIEALAQADSAAAWSVLISTSTMAITARGLPDELLAAMFVSPRQTIMAGSGPPKGRALPVPGGYRLTGRWTQGSNILIAGWIHVGCHLYDGERPRLGPDGRPIYLRCVLPASDAKAVDTWRTTGMRGTGSHDFTITDVFIPEERVHSASEESHRPQPLYQFVGWTHVAHAALGLGIGRVAIDEFIGLAGGKEATWLPAEGRLATRTTIQAKVARAEALVGSGRAYVREATRDLWETVSRGERPSPGQRAVYRLSIAQAMANASEAVDLMYSAGGATAIYATSRLDRCLRDAHTAAAHVWVAPDNYELAGRLLLGLDPGSTTI from the coding sequence ATGACCACGCCGGCCGGCCCGAGCTACGCGCGTGAGGACGTGCTCGCCGCCGTCAAGGCGCTGGCGCCCCGGCTGCGCGCCGCCTCCGACGAGGTGGAGAGCGAGCGCTCGCTGAGCGAGCCGCTCGTGCAGGCCATGGCCGATGCCGGCCTCTATCGCCTGCTCCTGCCGCGCTCCCTCGGCGGCGGCGAGATGGATCCGCTGGCGTACTTCGACGTGATCGAGGCGCTCGCGCAGGCCGACAGTGCCGCGGCCTGGAGCGTGCTCATCTCCACCAGCACCATGGCGATCACCGCGCGCGGCCTTCCCGACGAGCTTCTTGCCGCGATGTTCGTGTCGCCGCGGCAGACCATCATGGCCGGCTCGGGACCGCCGAAGGGACGCGCCCTGCCCGTGCCGGGCGGCTATCGGCTGACCGGGCGCTGGACTCAGGGCAGCAATATCCTCATCGCCGGCTGGATCCACGTCGGCTGCCATCTCTACGACGGCGAGCGGCCGCGTCTCGGGCCCGACGGGCGGCCGATCTATCTGCGCTGCGTGCTGCCCGCTTCGGACGCCAAGGCCGTCGACACCTGGCGCACCACCGGCATGCGAGGGACGGGCAGCCACGACTTCACCATCACGGATGTCTTCATCCCCGAGGAGCGCGTCCACAGCGCTTCCGAAGAGTCGCACCGCCCGCAGCCGCTCTACCAGTTCGTGGGCTGGACCCACGTCGCTCACGCCGCGCTCGGCCTCGGGATCGGTCGGGTGGCGATCGATGAGTTCATCGGGCTCGCGGGCGGGAAAGAAGCGACCTGGCTTCCCGCCGAGGGTCGGCTGGCGACGCGCACGACCATCCAGGCCAAGGTCGCCCGGGCCGAGGCTCTCGTCGGCTCAGGGCGCGCGTATGTGCGCGAGGCGACGCGCGATCTGTGGGAGACCGTGTCTCGCGGCGAGCGGCCGTCGCCCGGGCAGCGCGCCGTCTATCGGCTGTCGATCGCGCAGGCCATGGCCAATGCCTCGGAGGCCGTGGATCTCATGTACAGCGCGGGAGGGGCCACCGCGATCTACGCGACGAGCCGTCTCGATCGTTGCCTT